One genomic segment of Corvus moneduloides isolate bCorMon1 chromosome 23, bCorMon1.pri, whole genome shotgun sequence includes these proteins:
- the PNRC2 gene encoding proline-rich nuclear receptor coactivator 2, which translates to MGGGERYNIPSPQSRNTTKNHQQLKNRQKNKDQNSQMKTCVKKERGHGCSSSPGAWQAMQKGGKNNVHFPKNPNWNPALSNCNLLFTPQSNQNYAGAKFSEPPSPSVLPKPPSHWVPVSFKPSDKEIMTFQLKTLLKVQA; encoded by the coding sequence ATGGGTGGTGGAGAAAGATACAACATTCCCAGTCCCCAGTCTAGAAATACCACCAAGAACCATCAGCaacttaaaaacaggcagaagaaCAAAGACCAGAATTCTCAGATGAAAACCTGtgtgaagaaggaaagaggcCACGGAtgcagctcctctcctggtGCATGGCAGGCCATGCAGAAAGGGGGGAAGAACAACGTTCACTTCCCCAAGAATCCCAATTGGAATCCTGCTCTATCCAATTGCAACCTGTTGTTCACCCCTCAGAGCAACCAGAACTATGCTGGGGCCAAGTTCAGCGAGCCACCCTCCCCAAGTGTTCTGCCTAAGCCACCAAGCCACTGGGTACCTGTTTCTTTTAAACCTTCTGATAAAGAAATAATGACATTTCAGCTCAAAACATTACTGAAAGTCCAGGCCTGA
- the SRSF10 gene encoding serine/arginine-rich splicing factor 10 isoform X5: MSRYLRPPNTSLFVRNVADDTRSEDLRREFGRYGPIVDVYVPLDFYTRRPRGFAYVQFEDVRDAEDALHNLDRKWICGRQIEIQFAQGDRKTPNQMKAKEGRNLYSSSRYDDYDRYRRSRSRSYERRRSRSRSFDYSYRRSYSPRNRPTGRPRRSRSHSDNDRFKHRNRSFSRSKSNSRSRSKSQPKKEMKAKSRSRGRTKL, from the exons ATGTCCCGCTACCTGCGGCCCCCCAACACCTCGCTCTTCGTGCGGAACGTGGCCGACGACACCCG GTCTGAAGACTTGCGCCGTGAGTTTGGTCGTTATGGGCCTATAGTTGATGTTTACGTTCCACTTGACTTCTACACTCGCCGTCCCAGAGGATTTGCCTATGTTCA ATTTGAAGATGTCCGTGATGCAGAAGATGCTCTCCATAATTTGGATCGAAAGTGGATTTGTGGTCGGCAAATAGAAATCCAGTTTGCACAGGGGGATCGCAAGA CACCAAACCAAATGAAAGCCAAGGAAGGGAGAAACCTGTACAGTTCTTCTCGTTACGATGACTATGACAGATACAGGCGGTCTCGGAGTCGCAGTTACGAGCGGAGACGGTCGAGGAGTCGCTCCTTTGATTACAGCTATAGAAGATCCTATAGTCCCAGAAA TAGACCTACTGGAAGACCTCGTCGTAGCAGAAGCCATTCGGACAATGATAG GTTCAAACACCGCAATCGATCTTTTTCAAGATCTAAGTCCAATTCAAGATCACGATCCAAGTCACAGCCcaagaaagaaatgaaggctAAATCACGGTCTAG aGGTAGGACTAAACTTTGA
- the SRSF10 gene encoding serine/arginine-rich splicing factor 10 isoform X4 produces the protein MSRYLRPPNTSLFVRNVADDTRSEDLRREFGRYGPIVDVYVPLDFYTRRPRGFAYVQFEDVRDAEDALHNLDRKWICGRQIEIQFAQGDRKTPNQMKAKEGRNLYSSSRYDDYDRYRRSRSRSYERRRSRSRSFDYSYRRSYSPRNSRPTGRPRRSRSHSDNDRFKHRNRSFSRSKSNSRSRSKSQPKKEMKAKSRSRGRTKL, from the exons ATGTCCCGCTACCTGCGGCCCCCCAACACCTCGCTCTTCGTGCGGAACGTGGCCGACGACACCCG GTCTGAAGACTTGCGCCGTGAGTTTGGTCGTTATGGGCCTATAGTTGATGTTTACGTTCCACTTGACTTCTACACTCGCCGTCCCAGAGGATTTGCCTATGTTCA ATTTGAAGATGTCCGTGATGCAGAAGATGCTCTCCATAATTTGGATCGAAAGTGGATTTGTGGTCGGCAAATAGAAATCCAGTTTGCACAGGGGGATCGCAAGA CACCAAACCAAATGAAAGCCAAGGAAGGGAGAAACCTGTACAGTTCTTCTCGTTACGATGACTATGACAGATACAGGCGGTCTCGGAGTCGCAGTTACGAGCGGAGACGGTCGAGGAGTCGCTCCTTTGATTACAGCTATAGAAGATCCTATAGTCCCAGAAA CAGTAGACCTACTGGAAGACCTCGTCGTAGCAGAAGCCATTCGGACAATGATAG GTTCAAACACCGCAATCGATCTTTTTCAAGATCTAAGTCCAATTCAAGATCACGATCCAAGTCACAGCCcaagaaagaaatgaaggctAAATCACGGTCTAG aGGTAGGACTAAACTTTGA
- the SRSF10 gene encoding serine/arginine-rich splicing factor 10 isoform X7: MSRYLRPPNTSLFVRNVADDTRSEDLRREFGRYGPIVDVYVPLDFYTRRPRGFAYVQFEDVRDAEDALHNLDRKWICGRQIEIQFAQGDRKTPNQMKAKEGRNLYSSSRYDDYDRYRRSRSRSYERRRSRSRSFDYSYRRSYSPRNRPTGRPRRSRSHSDNDRGRTKL; encoded by the exons ATGTCCCGCTACCTGCGGCCCCCCAACACCTCGCTCTTCGTGCGGAACGTGGCCGACGACACCCG GTCTGAAGACTTGCGCCGTGAGTTTGGTCGTTATGGGCCTATAGTTGATGTTTACGTTCCACTTGACTTCTACACTCGCCGTCCCAGAGGATTTGCCTATGTTCA ATTTGAAGATGTCCGTGATGCAGAAGATGCTCTCCATAATTTGGATCGAAAGTGGATTTGTGGTCGGCAAATAGAAATCCAGTTTGCACAGGGGGATCGCAAGA CACCAAACCAAATGAAAGCCAAGGAAGGGAGAAACCTGTACAGTTCTTCTCGTTACGATGACTATGACAGATACAGGCGGTCTCGGAGTCGCAGTTACGAGCGGAGACGGTCGAGGAGTCGCTCCTTTGATTACAGCTATAGAAGATCCTATAGTCCCAGAAA TAGACCTACTGGAAGACCTCGTCGTAGCAGAAGCCATTCGGACAATGATAG aGGTAGGACTAAACTTTGA
- the SRSF10 gene encoding serine/arginine-rich splicing factor 10 isoform X6 — MSRYLRPPNTSLFVRNVADDTRSEDLRREFGRYGPIVDVYVPLDFYTRRPRGFAYVQFEDVRDAEDALHNLDRKWICGRQIEIQFAQGDRKTPNQMKAKEGRNLYSSSRYDDYDRYRRSRSRSYERRRSRSRSFDYSYRRSYSPRNSRPTGRPRRSRSHSDNDRGRTKL; from the exons ATGTCCCGCTACCTGCGGCCCCCCAACACCTCGCTCTTCGTGCGGAACGTGGCCGACGACACCCG GTCTGAAGACTTGCGCCGTGAGTTTGGTCGTTATGGGCCTATAGTTGATGTTTACGTTCCACTTGACTTCTACACTCGCCGTCCCAGAGGATTTGCCTATGTTCA ATTTGAAGATGTCCGTGATGCAGAAGATGCTCTCCATAATTTGGATCGAAAGTGGATTTGTGGTCGGCAAATAGAAATCCAGTTTGCACAGGGGGATCGCAAGA CACCAAACCAAATGAAAGCCAAGGAAGGGAGAAACCTGTACAGTTCTTCTCGTTACGATGACTATGACAGATACAGGCGGTCTCGGAGTCGCAGTTACGAGCGGAGACGGTCGAGGAGTCGCTCCTTTGATTACAGCTATAGAAGATCCTATAGTCCCAGAAA CAGTAGACCTACTGGAAGACCTCGTCGTAGCAGAAGCCATTCGGACAATGATAG aGGTAGGACTAAACTTTGA
- the SRSF10 gene encoding serine/arginine-rich splicing factor 10 isoform X2 yields the protein MSRYLRPPNTSLFVRNVADDTRSEDLRREFGRYGPIVDVYVPLDFYTRRPRGFAYVQFEDVRDAEDALHNLDRKWICGRQIEIQFAQGDRKTPNQMKAKEGRNLYSSSRYDDYDRYRRSRSRSYERRRSRSRSFDYSYRRSYSPRNRPTGRPRRSRSHSDNDRFKHRNRSFSRSKSNSRSRSKSQPKKEMKAKSRSRSASHTKSRGTSKTDSKTHYKSSSRYEKESRKKEPARSKSQSRSHSRSRSKSRSRSWTSPKSSGH from the exons ATGTCCCGCTACCTGCGGCCCCCCAACACCTCGCTCTTCGTGCGGAACGTGGCCGACGACACCCG GTCTGAAGACTTGCGCCGTGAGTTTGGTCGTTATGGGCCTATAGTTGATGTTTACGTTCCACTTGACTTCTACACTCGCCGTCCCAGAGGATTTGCCTATGTTCA ATTTGAAGATGTCCGTGATGCAGAAGATGCTCTCCATAATTTGGATCGAAAGTGGATTTGTGGTCGGCAAATAGAAATCCAGTTTGCACAGGGGGATCGCAAGA CACCAAACCAAATGAAAGCCAAGGAAGGGAGAAACCTGTACAGTTCTTCTCGTTACGATGACTATGACAGATACAGGCGGTCTCGGAGTCGCAGTTACGAGCGGAGACGGTCGAGGAGTCGCTCCTTTGATTACAGCTATAGAAGATCCTATAGTCCCAGAAA TAGACCTACTGGAAGACCTCGTCGTAGCAGAAGCCATTCGGACAATGATAG GTTCAAACACCGCAATCGATCTTTTTCAAGATCTAAGTCCAATTCAAGATCACGATCCAAGTCACAGCCcaagaaagaaatgaaggctAAATCACGGTCTAGGTCTGCATCTCACACCAAATCTAGAGGCACCTCTAAAACAGATTCTAAAACACACTATAAGTCCAGCTCAAGATATGAGAAGGAGtcgagaaaaaaagaaccagcTAGATCCAAATCACAGTCAAGATCACATTCTAGATCTAGGTCAAAATCCAGATCGAGGTCTTGGACTAGTCCCAAGTCCAGTGGCCACTAA
- the SRSF10 gene encoding serine/arginine-rich splicing factor 10 isoform X1: protein MSRYLRPPNTSLFVRNVADDTRSEDLRREFGRYGPIVDVYVPLDFYTRRPRGFAYVQFEDVRDAEDALHNLDRKWICGRQIEIQFAQGDRKTPNQMKAKEGRNLYSSSRYDDYDRYRRSRSRSYERRRSRSRSFDYSYRRSYSPRNSRPTGRPRRSRSHSDNDRFKHRNRSFSRSKSNSRSRSKSQPKKEMKAKSRSRSASHTKSRGTSKTDSKTHYKSSSRYEKESRKKEPARSKSQSRSHSRSRSKSRSRSWTSPKSSGH from the exons ATGTCCCGCTACCTGCGGCCCCCCAACACCTCGCTCTTCGTGCGGAACGTGGCCGACGACACCCG GTCTGAAGACTTGCGCCGTGAGTTTGGTCGTTATGGGCCTATAGTTGATGTTTACGTTCCACTTGACTTCTACACTCGCCGTCCCAGAGGATTTGCCTATGTTCA ATTTGAAGATGTCCGTGATGCAGAAGATGCTCTCCATAATTTGGATCGAAAGTGGATTTGTGGTCGGCAAATAGAAATCCAGTTTGCACAGGGGGATCGCAAGA CACCAAACCAAATGAAAGCCAAGGAAGGGAGAAACCTGTACAGTTCTTCTCGTTACGATGACTATGACAGATACAGGCGGTCTCGGAGTCGCAGTTACGAGCGGAGACGGTCGAGGAGTCGCTCCTTTGATTACAGCTATAGAAGATCCTATAGTCCCAGAAA CAGTAGACCTACTGGAAGACCTCGTCGTAGCAGAAGCCATTCGGACAATGATAG GTTCAAACACCGCAATCGATCTTTTTCAAGATCTAAGTCCAATTCAAGATCACGATCCAAGTCACAGCCcaagaaagaaatgaaggctAAATCACGGTCTAGGTCTGCATCTCACACCAAATCTAGAGGCACCTCTAAAACAGATTCTAAAACACACTATAAGTCCAGCTCAAGATATGAGAAGGAGtcgagaaaaaaagaaccagcTAGATCCAAATCACAGTCAAGATCACATTCTAGATCTAGGTCAAAATCCAGATCGAGGTCTTGGACTAGTCCCAAGTCCAGTGGCCACTAA
- the SRSF10 gene encoding serine/arginine-rich splicing factor 10 isoform X3, protein MVAKIKGVIPDVSYRITVFLLSVITLTLPTFEDVRDAEDALHNLDRKWICGRQIEIQFAQGDRKTPNQMKAKEGRNLYSSSRYDDYDRYRRSRSRSYERRRSRSRSFDYSYRRSYSPRNSRPTGRPRRSRSHSDNDRFKHRNRSFSRSKSNSRSRSKSQPKKEMKAKSRSRSASHTKSRGTSKTDSKTHYKSSSRYEKESRKKEPARSKSQSRSHSRSRSKSRSRSWTSPKSSGH, encoded by the exons ATGGTGGCCAAGATTAAAGGAGTCATACCTGATGTATCCTACAGAAtaacagtttttcttctgtctgtcAT TACCTTAACACTCCCCACATTTGAAGATGTCCGTGATGCAGAAGATGCTCTCCATAATTTGGATCGAAAGTGGATTTGTGGTCGGCAAATAGAAATCCAGTTTGCACAGGGGGATCGCAAGA CACCAAACCAAATGAAAGCCAAGGAAGGGAGAAACCTGTACAGTTCTTCTCGTTACGATGACTATGACAGATACAGGCGGTCTCGGAGTCGCAGTTACGAGCGGAGACGGTCGAGGAGTCGCTCCTTTGATTACAGCTATAGAAGATCCTATAGTCCCAGAAA CAGTAGACCTACTGGAAGACCTCGTCGTAGCAGAAGCCATTCGGACAATGATAG GTTCAAACACCGCAATCGATCTTTTTCAAGATCTAAGTCCAATTCAAGATCACGATCCAAGTCACAGCCcaagaaagaaatgaaggctAAATCACGGTCTAGGTCTGCATCTCACACCAAATCTAGAGGCACCTCTAAAACAGATTCTAAAACACACTATAAGTCCAGCTCAAGATATGAGAAGGAGtcgagaaaaaaagaaccagcTAGATCCAAATCACAGTCAAGATCACATTCTAGATCTAGGTCAAAATCCAGATCGAGGTCTTGGACTAGTCCCAAGTCCAGTGGCCACTAA